TCCAAGGGTGATTCTACAGATATCGAGGATAGTGGTTTAGAGAAGGTGTCAGTGCTCTCCAATTTCATCAGGATATTTCTGTTTAAGGCTTTCCCCAAGAAGGAGTTACTGCTGAGTGAAAGTCTCAACCAGGCTTTAATATCTTAGTCTTGGCCGGATCTGCTTGTTTTGAACCTTCCTTTTCCTCTTGAGTTTGATGGTCGTCATGAAGCAAAAGAGGCGATGATCTGTCCAGCAATCATCTGCATCGATCATGGCCCTTGTAGTGTTAACATCACGGCGACCCCTGGCTCAAACAGTGACATAATGAATGAGATGCTGCTGTTTGGAGCGGGGGTATCTCCACAGTGCcttatttgctgagatggagaaCTCCATCAGAGTTGATGTTCCCGATGCCTTCCATTCCTACAGTGCCCTTCCAGAAGCGGTCCTGGCTGACCCTGGTATTGAGGTGTCCTTGGAGATTAATCTTATTCTCCCACGGGATTGTTAACAGCATCTCGTCTAAGGAAGTCACTTATACTTCTTCTTAAGAATCTAAGGTAGAGGCATAGGCACTCACAGCTATTACCATCTTGTTGTTGGCAAGCACCAGACGGATGGTCATGAAATGCTCACTGATCCCCACAGGAAGTTCAGAGAGGTGACTGATGAGCTGATTTCCAATGGCAAATCCAATACCATGGATCCTGTTCCTTTCCAGAAGAGATTGCAGCAACCCTTGTTCTTCTTCAGTTGTCCTTTGTCTGCCCATCGGACAGCTAGGGTCAATCCGGTATCCTCTCGGTTCTCTAGCAATGACCATGGTACTCCTCTCCTGGCTGTCACTGGGTTCACTGTCTATCACATGAATGTTGCATTCCAGGCTTCAAAgttcatttttctgtctttctgaaccagcaggtttttagaacgttgcaaaATGGCACATTGTaagtagctgcctgtttcagctcatctcatcgtgaatctttggtctgacctgGGCTTTAAAGTTAGCCATCTTCCTCCACCTGTGCTGCTTTGGAGGTCTTGGTTGGATTGGTCTTTTCAGGGACCCCCACAACAGCGTTGTTCTCTGGATCTCAGGAACATATACACTTCTCTACCGTGACATAGTGACATTCATGGAGAGGACAGTCCAGGTAAGACTGTAAAGAGTCACGTGTACAGTCCAGGTAAGACTGCACAGGGTCAGCATCAGATGTAAAAACAGTGAATACTAAAGCTATGATGTACCTTAAAAACCTTCCTGTCTCTTTTTCAGATGCTGAGGACAAATCCAGGCTCTACAGGAGggtaagaaacaaacaaaagcatcCTACAAACTGTTTTCTAAAACCTGAACAAGCTCTAGAAATGAAATTTACTGAATGACAGTATATTTAACAGAATTAATCCTTTCTGAATTTCTCTAAgtttctttaatgttattaaacATCAGACAGTATCAGTAGAAATCAGAGTTTTACACTGCGTCCCAGCTTTTTTTGGAAATGGGGTTGTATTCAATGGCGCTTCTAAACAAGATAAACATAAAAAGGAATTTcaagaaaaatgtaaaagtaaaatgTGTTAATATCTGCACTGGTAATGATggaaaatcctcatttgggtAGCTGTATTTAATCTCTTACTCTTGTGATCAAAACTGATCTGAAGATCAATCCTGAAATTGTTCTGTAAATacttaatatataataaatatagcaacttctgatcgatttcaggcttaaaataataacaacTTCTGGTCCATTTCCATCTTAAACCACACCCACTTCTGGTTAAAACCCCACCCATTCCAAGTACAGACACAAATATTGATAATTTGGTTGAAcagttggttgaacagatatAGATAATGTATACTCGCTCATCCCTAGCCTTCAGGGAGGCCTCAGGACtctgaagctgaaaacacaccggCACCTCCGTGGTGCAGCGCTCCAAATGATGTGCACCAAGTGCCATCCTCAGCATACCACGAACAAGTcaggctgcagctcatcaacagatgaccacacaaagttattactacttttactgaaagatctgtacttcctccccctctgcattagcttaaaatcatgtgtggacagccaCTAATTAAGgttttctcacctgaagagccgatctccagagctatgtcTCACCAGGGAGTATCTTTtaggccattgtctttataatgacaggaCTGTGAGTCATTACGCTCGGGATATTTCTCGACCTCAACAACTTCTCATCCAGTCTTCGTCACACACGAGACACAGTAACAgttacagagttctctttatacatccatggtgaggagTTGAGCTGCTAgagcagcagagaaaaagagctgctacaggagctggtATGTGCAAGCAGAGAGCGAGTggggggaaaatgcatttatttctgGGGGTGacgaggctggaaataggacagtggtgtgAAGTACCGCAGTGCAGCACATCCAGGAGCGCCGACATGTGTCTAGCTGCCACCAATGTGGGGTCGTACATCAAAAATAACAGGGGCTTATTTTTTGATGTGCGCCGTTCGCCGACAGTGTATTTTGGCCTTGAAAACTGTATGTTTACTTAAAGACTCTTCAGAAACTAAGAGTCAAATACAGCGAACTGTGATGATTACCAAACCAAACTGAGATATCTCACTCACCACTTGCTGCTTCTTCAGGCATTGAACAGTCAAACTGTGACTTGTTTCTAACCAGATAAAGTCACAAAGAGTTCATGCaggtaaacagaaaaaagctgATGTGGTGTATATTTTTAGGTTTTCTGTTTGGAGGCAGGGAACATAAATAACACTGACGCTGAACCTAAACATACTAAAAATCAGTCTGGAGTCTGGATTCGTGTCAGTCTGTGTCTGACCTGAAATGTTTGAGGAAAGAAGGGGTAacgtgtgttttgttgtttgttgtttctgcAGCCCTCCTGTGAGGGGATGACCGCAAATATGGCATGTCCCCTGAACTACTCTCCTGTGTGTGGCAGCAACGGCATCACCTACCCAAACGAatgttctctgtgtgtcttcAGGCTGTAAGTCATTAACAGTCATTCACTGAACTTCTGATACCTCCACACTCTGGGAGTTTCATATGTTCAAAACCACCAGTGCTTTTAATTCATGTGATCGATTGGTTTCTGTATATCTGAATTCTGACCTCTGTTAAGCAAGCGTCTGCAGCATCCCATAATCAATTCATGGCTGATTATTAATCTTTTCTGTCCAGGGAGAAAAATGCTGACATCCTGATTGTGACGGAGGGGCCCTGCTGAGGCTGACATCATTCACTCACTCCTCCCAGACTGATGACGTCATCGCACTTCTCCctaaatgatgatgtcattactGTTTGAATGTAGCTGTTAGCACATagcgtgcgcgcgcacacacacacacacacacacacacacacacacacacacacatgcatgcgcacacacacgaCTGCAGCAATATGTGctcacaataataaaaacatctgttttataatgctgtgttaaatatattttcatatctctgtaatgacttttttcattggAATCTTTCACCAttaaagatttttctttttctctgaatTTAGCTTCGTCATCTTTGGACACAATCAGTGTCATCAAGACGATGCATCATCTTGATGCATCATCTTGATGCATCAAAATCTTTGATTTCaatacatgatttatttttctcactgtgtgagtttgatacttttaaaacaaaatactgTATTTGTAGTAATCCATAATTAAATTAACGGAtgaattatatatatacatatatatatattcctctcatttcattgtttgtctcgacttaaagggccagtgtgtaaaatgggttgaaaacagtgatatcagtggtcaaattctagattgcagggctcactcgctcacccctcccgtcaggtaaatgacggtggcctcacagggacaaaaagccttgcacagacacgagtttttcaggagtagctagtatctagcgacgaggtgaatatttatttagaaatctaagccatgttacgatattttaatgaatcactcacgagcaggagaccagaggagcgttcaggaaaaaggccctTTTATTTGAGCACtgcaaaaactccggtaacactccagggggtaaaagactccgtcccaaact
This region of Epinephelus fuscoguttatus linkage group LG9, E.fuscoguttatus.final_Chr_v1 genomic DNA includes:
- the LOC125894826 gene encoding probable pancreatic secretory proteinase inhibitor, with protein sequence MFSRTLLLICIAVFFCADAEDKSRLYRRPSCEGMTANMACPLNYSPVCGSNGITYPNECSLCVFRLEKNADILIVTEGPC